Proteins encoded in a region of the Marinitoga sp. 38H-ov genome:
- a CDS encoding ATP-binding cassette domain-containing protein, which translates to MSIKIKNVSYTYAEKTPFETTALKNISLEIEEGSFWVILGKTGSGKTTLIQTLNGLIIPKDGEVIVDDIIIKDRKEDIKKVREKIGIVFQYPESQFFLPTVYEEILYAPKNFNKNISKTELINILKLVGLNESFLNRNPFSLSGGEMRKIAIASVLSYDPKYIIFDEPTVGLDYEGRRKIWNIIKNLRKIGKTIIIVTHWIDELISFKPNVLHIHNNEISFIGNFDDFILLGEDELKKKNITFSEKLKLYYCSLKNNIKLEKLFQY; encoded by the coding sequence ATGTCAATAAAAATAAAGAATGTTTCATATACATATGCAGAAAAGACGCCATTTGAAACAACAGCTCTTAAAAATATAAGTTTGGAAATTGAGGAAGGTAGTTTTTGGGTAATATTAGGAAAAACAGGTTCTGGAAAAACTACTTTAATTCAAACATTGAATGGATTGATAATTCCAAAAGATGGTGAAGTTATTGTAGATGATATTATTATCAAAGATAGAAAAGAAGATATAAAAAAAGTAAGAGAAAAAATAGGAATAGTATTTCAATATCCGGAGAGCCAATTCTTTTTACCAACAGTTTATGAAGAAATTTTGTATGCTCCAAAAAATTTTAATAAGAATATATCTAAAACCGAATTAATTAATATTTTAAAGTTAGTAGGATTAAATGAATCCTTTTTGAATAGAAATCCATTTTCTCTATCTGGTGGTGAAATGAGGAAAATAGCTATTGCTTCTGTTTTATCTTATGATCCTAAATATATAATTTTTGATGAACCAACCGTTGGACTTGATTATGAAGGTAGAAGAAAAATATGGAATATTATAAAAAATTTAAGAAAAATCGGTAAAACAATAATAATTGTAACTCATTGGATTGATGAATTAATAAGTTTTAAACCAAATGTTCTACATATACATAATAATGAAATTAGTTTCATTGGAAACTTTGATGATTTTATATTATTAGGGGAAGATGAATTGAAGAAAAAAAATATTACTTTTTCTGAAAAACTTAAGTTATATTATTGTTCATTAAAAAATAATATAAAGTTAGAAAAATTATTTCAATATTGA